One Lasioglossum baleicum chromosome 6, iyLasBale1, whole genome shotgun sequence genomic window carries:
- the LOC143209265 gene encoding uncharacterized protein LOC143209265 isoform X2, with protein MCDNYSQGKVLLRGGDRLRDSERNLFNFEFDSKVYKSRLRLRRWLIGILIFLLTSLVIVNTYTTDQFPAVHLGAVHFGTVLNISSQDNYVEMKTFFTPVSNSGFVVHNQGCRLPAMDPFDPAITRFIHKEKPITCEHGTHLPLVDSNNTAVYINPMAMQHFYNESEDVNCCWRPFWRMKDEDNVVTSNSSTVRAEFVKIECSRNKETIYKDYHAFLPRFRSIEKKYEGSKAAKAKSEYLSVLMIGLDSVSRINFHRMMPKTVGALEKLGAVEMLGYTKVADNTYPNLVPVLSGLSQKELHDLCWQTKDKTFDECPFIWKNFSAAGYRTIFGEDACGMTTFNYLKPGFRAQPTDYYWRPFCIASEKDIGNTHKLNANLCVGTRKTFDNLLHYSRKTATQFAGDPYFGLFWEASLTHDFFNYPQLGDDSYHDFISYLSEEQLLNNTALIVMSDHGMRWGEFRETYQGRMEDSLPFVFIVLPRWWRDKYQIAWANLRKNTRSLTTAFDLHETLMDLLQLKNVEEPTLKDRFRRLSSIESLPRGISWFLPIPDYRTCTLAGIASHWCMCHSSNDVPLDDKRLGNKALFLVAELNQMLKKFVQCATLKLKEIRAAKAWKDKSDKSDLIDYTITIQTEPGDAIFEGTVRDRGKNSSNKLVGSVSRLNAYGKQSACVDEFNMRLYCYCL; from the exons ATGTGTGATAATTACTCCCAGGGAAAG GTACTGTTACGCGGCGGCGACAGGTTGCGAGATAGTGAGCGGAACCTCTTCAATTTCGAGTTTGACAGTAAGGTTTACAAGAGTCGACTGCGACTGCGAAGATGGCTGATAGGCATACTAATTTTCCTGCTGACATCTTTAGTCATCGTAAACACCTACACCACGGACCAATTCCCGGCCGTACACTTAGGGGCCGTACACTTCGGAACTGTTCTCAATATCTCTTCGCAAG ATAACTACGTGGAAATGAAGACGTTCTTCACGCCCGTGTCCAACTCCGGCTTCGTAGTCCATAACCAGGGTTGTCGACTTCCAGCGATGGACCCCTTCGATCCGGCCATCACGCGATTCATTCACAAAGAGAAGCCGATTACCTGCGAGCACGGGACTCATCTGCCGCTCGTCGATTCCAACAACACAGCGGTCTACATAAACCCGATGGCGATGCAACATTTTTACAACGAATCCGAGGACGTTAACTGCTGTTGGCGACCGTTCTGGCGAATGAAAGACGAGGATAATGTTGTTACGTCA AATTCGTCGACGGTCAGGGCCGAGTTCGTGAAGATCGAATGTTCCCGGAACAAGGAGACGATATACAAGGACTACCACGCGTTCTTGCCCCGTTTCCGATCGATAGAAAAGAAATACGAGGGCTCGAAAGCCGCTAAAGCGAAATCCGAATACCTCAGCGTGTTGATGATCGGTCTGGACTCGGTCTCTAGGATCAATTTCCACAGGATGATGCCAAAGACCGTCGGAGCTCTGGAGAAGCTCGGAGCGGTCGAGATGTTAGGCTACACGAAGGTAGCCGACAACACGTATCCAAACCTAGTACCTGTTCTAAGCGGTCTATCGCAGAAAGAGCTGCACGATCTCTGCTGGCAAACGAAAGACAAGACTTTCGACGAGTGCCCGTTCATCTGGAAGAACTTCAGCGCGGCCGGCTACCGCACAATTTTCGGCGAGGATGCTTGCGGCATGACTACGTTTAATTACTTAAAACCGGGGTTCCGAGCGCAGCCGACCGATTACTATTGGAGGCCGTTCTGCATCGCTTCGGAGAAAGACATCGGTAACACGCACAAGCTGAACGCGAACCTATGCGTGGGGACCAGAAAGACGTTCGACAACTTGCTGCACTACAGCCGAAAAACTGCCACGCAATTCGCCGGGGACCCCTACTTCGGTTTATTCTGGGAGGCCAGTTTGACCCACGATTTCTTCAATTATCCGCAGTTAGGCGACGACTCCTATCACGACTTCATCTCGTACTTGTCCGAGGAACAGTTACTTAACAACACGGCGCTGATAGTAATGAGCGACCACGGGATGAGATGGGGCGAGTTTCGCGAGACGTACCAGGGCAGGATGGAGGACAGTCTTCCGTTTGTGTTCATCGTGTTGCCTCGTTGGTGGAGGGATAAATATCAGATAGCCTGGGCCAACCTCCGCAAGAACACCCGCAGTCTGACGACGGCTTTCGACCTGCACGAGACGTTGATGGACCTGCTACAGCTGAAGAACGTGGAGGAGCCTACTCTGAAAGACCGTTTCAGACGACTGTCGTCGATAGAAAGCTTGCCTCGCGGGATTAGCTGGTTCCTACCGATACCTGATTACCGAACGTGCACTTTGGCGGGCATAGCCAGCCATTGGTGCATGTGTCACAGCAGCAACGATGTACCTTTAGACGACAAGAGGCTTGGGAACAAAGCTCTGTTCCTCGTCGCGGAGCTGAACCAGATGCTAAAGAAGTTCGTGCAATGCGCGACTCTCAAGCTGAAAGAGATCAGGGCCGCGAAAGCGTGGAAAGACAAAAGTGATAAGTCCGATCTTATCGACTATACGATAACGATTCAGACGGAACCCGGCGACGCGATATTCGAAGGGACGGTGCGGGACAGGGGCAAGAATAGTAGCAACAAATTGGTCGGGTCTGTTAGTAGGTTAAACGCGTACGGCAAACAAAGCGCTTGCGTCGACGAGTTCAATATGAGGCTGTATTGTTATTGCCTGTAG
- the LOC143209265 gene encoding uncharacterized protein LOC143209265 isoform X1 has translation MCDNYSQGKVLLRGGDRLRDSERNLFNFEFDSKVYKSRLRLRRWLIGILIFLLTSLVIVNTYTTDQFPAVHLGAVHFGTVLNISSQDNYVEMKTFFTPVSNSGFVVHNQGCRLPAMDPFDPAITRFIHKEKPITCEHGTHLPLVDSNNTAVYINPMAMQHFYNESEDVNCCWRPFWRMKDEDNVVTFSNECFTFQNSSTVRAEFVKIECSRNKETIYKDYHAFLPRFRSIEKKYEGSKAAKAKSEYLSVLMIGLDSVSRINFHRMMPKTVGALEKLGAVEMLGYTKVADNTYPNLVPVLSGLSQKELHDLCWQTKDKTFDECPFIWKNFSAAGYRTIFGEDACGMTTFNYLKPGFRAQPTDYYWRPFCIASEKDIGNTHKLNANLCVGTRKTFDNLLHYSRKTATQFAGDPYFGLFWEASLTHDFFNYPQLGDDSYHDFISYLSEEQLLNNTALIVMSDHGMRWGEFRETYQGRMEDSLPFVFIVLPRWWRDKYQIAWANLRKNTRSLTTAFDLHETLMDLLQLKNVEEPTLKDRFRRLSSIESLPRGISWFLPIPDYRTCTLAGIASHWCMCHSSNDVPLDDKRLGNKALFLVAELNQMLKKFVQCATLKLKEIRAAKAWKDKSDKSDLIDYTITIQTEPGDAIFEGTVRDRGKNSSNKLVGSVSRLNAYGKQSACVDEFNMRLYCYCL, from the exons ATGTGTGATAATTACTCCCAGGGAAAG GTACTGTTACGCGGCGGCGACAGGTTGCGAGATAGTGAGCGGAACCTCTTCAATTTCGAGTTTGACAGTAAGGTTTACAAGAGTCGACTGCGACTGCGAAGATGGCTGATAGGCATACTAATTTTCCTGCTGACATCTTTAGTCATCGTAAACACCTACACCACGGACCAATTCCCGGCCGTACACTTAGGGGCCGTACACTTCGGAACTGTTCTCAATATCTCTTCGCAAG ATAACTACGTGGAAATGAAGACGTTCTTCACGCCCGTGTCCAACTCCGGCTTCGTAGTCCATAACCAGGGTTGTCGACTTCCAGCGATGGACCCCTTCGATCCGGCCATCACGCGATTCATTCACAAAGAGAAGCCGATTACCTGCGAGCACGGGACTCATCTGCCGCTCGTCGATTCCAACAACACAGCGGTCTACATAAACCCGATGGCGATGCAACATTTTTACAACGAATCCGAGGACGTTAACTGCTGTTGGCGACCGTTCTGGCGAATGAAAGACGAGGATAATGTTGTTAC ATTCAGCAACGAGTGTTTCACCTTCCAGAATTCGTCGACGGTCAGGGCCGAGTTCGTGAAGATCGAATGTTCCCGGAACAAGGAGACGATATACAAGGACTACCACGCGTTCTTGCCCCGTTTCCGATCGATAGAAAAGAAATACGAGGGCTCGAAAGCCGCTAAAGCGAAATCCGAATACCTCAGCGTGTTGATGATCGGTCTGGACTCGGTCTCTAGGATCAATTTCCACAGGATGATGCCAAAGACCGTCGGAGCTCTGGAGAAGCTCGGAGCGGTCGAGATGTTAGGCTACACGAAGGTAGCCGACAACACGTATCCAAACCTAGTACCTGTTCTAAGCGGTCTATCGCAGAAAGAGCTGCACGATCTCTGCTGGCAAACGAAAGACAAGACTTTCGACGAGTGCCCGTTCATCTGGAAGAACTTCAGCGCGGCCGGCTACCGCACAATTTTCGGCGAGGATGCTTGCGGCATGACTACGTTTAATTACTTAAAACCGGGGTTCCGAGCGCAGCCGACCGATTACTATTGGAGGCCGTTCTGCATCGCTTCGGAGAAAGACATCGGTAACACGCACAAGCTGAACGCGAACCTATGCGTGGGGACCAGAAAGACGTTCGACAACTTGCTGCACTACAGCCGAAAAACTGCCACGCAATTCGCCGGGGACCCCTACTTCGGTTTATTCTGGGAGGCCAGTTTGACCCACGATTTCTTCAATTATCCGCAGTTAGGCGACGACTCCTATCACGACTTCATCTCGTACTTGTCCGAGGAACAGTTACTTAACAACACGGCGCTGATAGTAATGAGCGACCACGGGATGAGATGGGGCGAGTTTCGCGAGACGTACCAGGGCAGGATGGAGGACAGTCTTCCGTTTGTGTTCATCGTGTTGCCTCGTTGGTGGAGGGATAAATATCAGATAGCCTGGGCCAACCTCCGCAAGAACACCCGCAGTCTGACGACGGCTTTCGACCTGCACGAGACGTTGATGGACCTGCTACAGCTGAAGAACGTGGAGGAGCCTACTCTGAAAGACCGTTTCAGACGACTGTCGTCGATAGAAAGCTTGCCTCGCGGGATTAGCTGGTTCCTACCGATACCTGATTACCGAACGTGCACTTTGGCGGGCATAGCCAGCCATTGGTGCATGTGTCACAGCAGCAACGATGTACCTTTAGACGACAAGAGGCTTGGGAACAAAGCTCTGTTCCTCGTCGCGGAGCTGAACCAGATGCTAAAGAAGTTCGTGCAATGCGCGACTCTCAAGCTGAAAGAGATCAGGGCCGCGAAAGCGTGGAAAGACAAAAGTGATAAGTCCGATCTTATCGACTATACGATAACGATTCAGACGGAACCCGGCGACGCGATATTCGAAGGGACGGTGCGGGACAGGGGCAAGAATAGTAGCAACAAATTGGTCGGGTCTGTTAGTAGGTTAAACGCGTACGGCAAACAAAGCGCTTGCGTCGACGAGTTCAATATGAGGCTGTATTGTTATTGCCTGTAG
- the LOC143209265 gene encoding uncharacterized protein LOC143209265 isoform X3 — MKTFFTPVSNSGFVVHNQGCRLPAMDPFDPAITRFIHKEKPITCEHGTHLPLVDSNNTAVYINPMAMQHFYNESEDVNCCWRPFWRMKDEDNVVTFSNECFTFQNSSTVRAEFVKIECSRNKETIYKDYHAFLPRFRSIEKKYEGSKAAKAKSEYLSVLMIGLDSVSRINFHRMMPKTVGALEKLGAVEMLGYTKVADNTYPNLVPVLSGLSQKELHDLCWQTKDKTFDECPFIWKNFSAAGYRTIFGEDACGMTTFNYLKPGFRAQPTDYYWRPFCIASEKDIGNTHKLNANLCVGTRKTFDNLLHYSRKTATQFAGDPYFGLFWEASLTHDFFNYPQLGDDSYHDFISYLSEEQLLNNTALIVMSDHGMRWGEFRETYQGRMEDSLPFVFIVLPRWWRDKYQIAWANLRKNTRSLTTAFDLHETLMDLLQLKNVEEPTLKDRFRRLSSIESLPRGISWFLPIPDYRTCTLAGIASHWCMCHSSNDVPLDDKRLGNKALFLVAELNQMLKKFVQCATLKLKEIRAAKAWKDKSDKSDLIDYTITIQTEPGDAIFEGTVRDRGKNSSNKLVGSVSRLNAYGKQSACVDEFNMRLYCYCL; from the exons ATGAAGACGTTCTTCACGCCCGTGTCCAACTCCGGCTTCGTAGTCCATAACCAGGGTTGTCGACTTCCAGCGATGGACCCCTTCGATCCGGCCATCACGCGATTCATTCACAAAGAGAAGCCGATTACCTGCGAGCACGGGACTCATCTGCCGCTCGTCGATTCCAACAACACAGCGGTCTACATAAACCCGATGGCGATGCAACATTTTTACAACGAATCCGAGGACGTTAACTGCTGTTGGCGACCGTTCTGGCGAATGAAAGACGAGGATAATGTTGTTAC ATTCAGCAACGAGTGTTTCACCTTCCAGAATTCGTCGACGGTCAGGGCCGAGTTCGTGAAGATCGAATGTTCCCGGAACAAGGAGACGATATACAAGGACTACCACGCGTTCTTGCCCCGTTTCCGATCGATAGAAAAGAAATACGAGGGCTCGAAAGCCGCTAAAGCGAAATCCGAATACCTCAGCGTGTTGATGATCGGTCTGGACTCGGTCTCTAGGATCAATTTCCACAGGATGATGCCAAAGACCGTCGGAGCTCTGGAGAAGCTCGGAGCGGTCGAGATGTTAGGCTACACGAAGGTAGCCGACAACACGTATCCAAACCTAGTACCTGTTCTAAGCGGTCTATCGCAGAAAGAGCTGCACGATCTCTGCTGGCAAACGAAAGACAAGACTTTCGACGAGTGCCCGTTCATCTGGAAGAACTTCAGCGCGGCCGGCTACCGCACAATTTTCGGCGAGGATGCTTGCGGCATGACTACGTTTAATTACTTAAAACCGGGGTTCCGAGCGCAGCCGACCGATTACTATTGGAGGCCGTTCTGCATCGCTTCGGAGAAAGACATCGGTAACACGCACAAGCTGAACGCGAACCTATGCGTGGGGACCAGAAAGACGTTCGACAACTTGCTGCACTACAGCCGAAAAACTGCCACGCAATTCGCCGGGGACCCCTACTTCGGTTTATTCTGGGAGGCCAGTTTGACCCACGATTTCTTCAATTATCCGCAGTTAGGCGACGACTCCTATCACGACTTCATCTCGTACTTGTCCGAGGAACAGTTACTTAACAACACGGCGCTGATAGTAATGAGCGACCACGGGATGAGATGGGGCGAGTTTCGCGAGACGTACCAGGGCAGGATGGAGGACAGTCTTCCGTTTGTGTTCATCGTGTTGCCTCGTTGGTGGAGGGATAAATATCAGATAGCCTGGGCCAACCTCCGCAAGAACACCCGCAGTCTGACGACGGCTTTCGACCTGCACGAGACGTTGATGGACCTGCTACAGCTGAAGAACGTGGAGGAGCCTACTCTGAAAGACCGTTTCAGACGACTGTCGTCGATAGAAAGCTTGCCTCGCGGGATTAGCTGGTTCCTACCGATACCTGATTACCGAACGTGCACTTTGGCGGGCATAGCCAGCCATTGGTGCATGTGTCACAGCAGCAACGATGTACCTTTAGACGACAAGAGGCTTGGGAACAAAGCTCTGTTCCTCGTCGCGGAGCTGAACCAGATGCTAAAGAAGTTCGTGCAATGCGCGACTCTCAAGCTGAAAGAGATCAGGGCCGCGAAAGCGTGGAAAGACAAAAGTGATAAGTCCGATCTTATCGACTATACGATAACGATTCAGACGGAACCCGGCGACGCGATATTCGAAGGGACGGTGCGGGACAGGGGCAAGAATAGTAGCAACAAATTGGTCGGGTCTGTTAGTAGGTTAAACGCGTACGGCAAACAAAGCGCTTGCGTCGACGAGTTCAATATGAGGCTGTATTGTTATTGCCTGTAG